The following are encoded together in the Coturnix japonica isolate 7356 chromosome 8, Coturnix japonica 2.1, whole genome shotgun sequence genome:
- the C8H1orf146 gene encoding uncharacterized protein C1orf146 homolog, translating to MADNSKQEQSKWVTTVIMSAGLQNHEISTILQRQQHRVRYSESVEMGSVIFSLSGVAFILADIQDLLVRGEEQLLERIQKFINIHRNSFLVLSAALHGPQEWNVTFRIQRRFLGSNLRVIPVHNTAETVKLMLTIAKMNSKPRPDDVSQKMAMTKAHIIENSPVWKMLQEYQQLHSN from the exons ATGGCAGACAACAGCAAGCAGGAGCAGTCAAAATGGGTAACAACAGTCATTATGAGCGCAGGCCTGCAG AATCACGAAATCTCCACAATTCTACAGAGGCAACAACATCGAGTTCGATATTCAGAATCAGTGGAAATGGGTTCCgtgattttttccctttctg GTGTTGCATTTATTCTGGCAGACATTCAAGACTTGCTCGTGAGAGGGGAAGAGCAGCTTTTAGAAAGAATTCAGAAGTTTATAAACATACATCGCAATAGCTTTCTGGTTTTATCAGCTGCTCTCCATGGACCACAGGAATGGAATGTAACGTTTAGGATTCAGAGAAG ATTCCTGGGAAGCAATTTACGTGTTATACCAGTTCATAATACTGCTGAAACTGTTAAGTTGATGCTAACTATAGCTAAG aTGAATTCCAAGCCACGTCCAGATGATGTTTCTCAGAAAATGGCAATGACAAAAGCCCACATAATAGAAAATAGTCCAGTCTGGAAGATGCTTCAGGAGTACCAGCAGTTGCATAGTAATTAA